Sequence from the Lacerta agilis isolate rLacAgi1 chromosome 6, rLacAgi1.pri, whole genome shotgun sequence genome:
GCTTCTCAGGAGCCACCTGTCCAGCCCATAAATCCTGGATCCGACTTTATTTTCATTCAGCTGGTCTGCATGGCAATACTACACTTGTGTTATGCTGTGGTATAGAATGGAGCAATGTTTGGACAGTGGTAGCTTGTGctcattggggctggtggggcagaaggcaggaagacgAACATTAGATGGAACCAGAGCCAAtcaaaacagagctgccttctggctggttgtaagtaagaaggcggGCAGGTGGGGCCTGGCTGATGGGAGACTGAGGTTGGCTGGAGCAGTGCCCATATGGCCTAATGGACCAATGTCTGCTGCGTTTTGGGTGACAGCTTTGGAAAGGATGTAGTCTTAAGAATGTCATGCTCCCATAGCAAGTGCGTGTTCATAAATTTATTGATAGCATGATCACTATATTGATTACATGATGATTCTAACAATATAAATTGCAAATAAACTGATCAGATCATGCTGTAAACAGGGTGGAATTACTGGATCTGTGATGGATGCTACTTTATCCCTAGCAATGAGGTGCTGCTTGAATATTAAGACACTGATTCTATGCAAACTACAACAGGGAGTAAAGAAACTGCATAAAATTGTCAAATAAGCCACGCAGACTGTTGATTTGTGGTTTAACTGCACATTGTCCCTGAGACGTGGAACTGGCATTGTACCTCCCCACCTGGACAAGGAGATTCCTCAGTCACATGGAAGCCTTTGGGTCTCTCCAAGTGTCCTTTTATTGTGCGTTCAGGAGAATTGTGCTTATGGTGGTATTGGTACAGTTGCGTCATTCCATACCATTCATGCTTGCAGACGTTTTGGTGTAACATACAGCTAGGTTTTCAGTCAGTGCGTAGCTTCTGGCTGAAGTCAtgaacagttgtgtgtgtgttccacctCCGTGGTGCGTAGCTCAAGGCGCCCCCCTCCAGATGACTATAATTCGGTAACCAATTCAGTAACATTGGGAAGGCCTTGCAAAATGAAGCAAAATGAAATTTGAACGGGCCAGTAGAATCCACCTCTAATGCACTGTTAactgcatcaatgacatgttgtaGAATACACCTACGAAAAACACAGCACAACAGCAGTTTGGTGGTTTCCCTTTGTTTTAATCCTAGGATGAGCTGTGGGCTTGGGGACACTGCACACTACAGGCAGTCCTCAGTCTGGCAGGACAATGGAATAATCACTTGGCCACATACAGAACAGTTTGTTTGATCATGTGAAATGTCTCCAAAGTGTTCATTCAAGAGTTTAACCTTAACAAAAACTGTTGTGCCACCGAACTAAACTACTGGCCAGTTTTCTTTTCTGCTTAGCGAGAGGCCACCAAGCTGGGGTTCAGTCGCCTCTGGTTCTTATTGGAAAGAAGGAGATTGACAGCAGCAGCCCACTGGGGTTTagagaaaagaaacacaaactcGTGCGACAGGAACACCTCCTTTGTAGCCATCACACATGCCTGCCGTCTGAATCGGCTTGAACCTGGTTGTCATGGTTTTCACTAGGCAAAGCAAGAGAGCACCATGAGGATTTGGCCCAGCATACACAGTGTATACCCAACCCTGTCTTGGGATATGTAAAGCAAGCACAGTACTTAAGGGCTTTAGTGGGATTTGCAGAGGTATGTCTCGGGTCTCCTGTATCTACAGTGGGATGAGTTCAATTGTTATGAGATCCTGAACCTCTTGCatttacctctctctctctctctctctctctctgtgtgtgtgtgtgtgtgtgtggctaatgCTGTAATTTTAACAGAAGCTTTTCAGATGAATATCTTCTCTTAATCTAGTAAGGTCAGGAAAGTTTAGAAGTGATAATGTCAGTATTATTTCAAACCTGTTAATTTAAAACCAGCAGGCAtagtctttctttcttcctcctggggggtgggggtggtctaATGTGATCCAGAATTTGTATGCAGAGATCTGAAGAGGGAGGGCCCATCTTTACGTAATCTCAGAACAGTTTCCTTCACACACATGGCATTAATATAACAAATTCTTGGAGGGaaggttccccccaccctccgGCACATATCAAATAGATGGACTTTGGCCTCAAAATATTGCCATGCTGGATTTTTCATATGAGCACAACCTCAGAGAACTTCAGTAAAATTATTTCGGAGCTAGAGAGATAATCACcagtgtcatcccccccccccccttggtagaAAACCTTCTATAGCTATTGCAGAAACTTAGCCTGTTACTCCACAATGGTGATCTTTGATTACCAGGAGGTAAATCCTGCAAGGAACacagaactatttttttaaaaaaaagaataattatttttaaggCAGTGCCAGATTATCAGAAAAAAAACAAGGCCAGGCAGGTGTGTTAGAAAAGCAATTCTTCAAGAAAGTACCAGCTTGTTTAAAAGAAATACCTGCAAGACAGCGAAACATCATTAGAAGGAATCTCCTCCAAGACAGTAGCACGGTATCACAAGTGACTTGTCCAAGGCAATAATTATTAAAGTGAGAAAAATCACAAGTTATTAAGAGAATCCCTTCAAGGCAACAGTGGATTATTGGAAGGAAACTTCTTCAGAGctgttctggatttttaaaaggagaaaaagaacacCACTTACTGAATTAAGATCCCTTCGTCCTGATTTCTGTTTTGGGGGTCCAAGGCTTCTGGCTGGAGTTTGAACATTCTGAATTGCCTCTTCACCTTCGTTTACTCTCTCATCCTGTTTTTGGAAGGAAACTGCAATTGCATAGGGGAAGCTGCCAAGGAGCTGGTGCACTTAAAGAACATGACAGCTTCCAGCATGAAGTGTCCTTCCACTGGAAGAAAAGGAGTTGTCATTGCTGTGATCAGTGCCATGGCGGTGATTTCCGTTTGCATAGCTCTCATCGTAACCCTGACAGTCAACAGGAAATCCCCGCAAGGTACTAAGCAAGAAGACCAGGGTTTGCTGGAGGCGGGGGCCCATGAATTTCACATAAATGCTGTGATTGCTGGGTTAGAATTCACATTGCATTTGTTATCTATACGTTGACAGGACAGGCTATCTGTTGCAGCTAtaagaatagaattgtagagttggaagggaatcgaaaggccatctagtccaactagaTTGCAACTGCTTTTGGCTTAGGTTGATGCACAAGTATGCAAGCTCCCTGTTTTGCTGAATCCTTCCTCAGGCGGAAGGTTCTGTGGTAAATTTCTTTGGTAAAATGTGAATGCTTACTTATTTTGAGGCCAGTTGGTTCAATGAAATATATTTCTTTAGGTCTTTTAGCCTCACAGGACATATCTGGGGCTGAGTTCATGAAATCAGTATACACAAGAGGTGGCTGGGTAGCGGGAAGGTGGGTAAACTCAGTTTTGTTTTCCCTAAGATGTGCACAGCCTCCACCCAACCCCTGTGAAACCCTTACAACCTTGCCCGGTATCTTCCCTGAACTATAGTggaaagctcagtggcagagcatccgtGCTCTAGTTTCAGTCTCTgtgtatctccaggtagggttggagaTGTTTCTTGTCTGaagccctgccagtcagtgtagacaacacagagctagatggatcaatggtctgactctgtaccaAGCAGTTTCTTAAGTTATAACACTCCACAGGTTGGGTGTCTTTCTTCTTCAGTACTTGGAATTTGCACAGAGTTTTGATTAGGGATCTttgcccttttttgggggggggggtggatggatgGTGGTGGTAAGACGTAAGCACTTCTACATAGCAAGGAAGAAAGTGAAGCCAAGAGCTCGTAAGCCCCTGAAGGGGAAGCCAAGATGTGAAATGGAACACAAGACCCCCTCCTCGCAGGATTTGGATGCCTAATGCTAAACCAGTCAGTCAGTCAAATGTTTATTACAGTCAACTGACCATTAGGCaaagtacaaaatacaaaataattcaAAATCACAGCCTCAGCAGAACTGATCATGAATTATTAAAGGTGACAAGTTAGTAAAATAACAATCACAGCAAGTCTGAGAGAGATTACAACCTTCAGAtatattaccaccaccacccctcaagGAAGATACTCAAGGGGTTCTCTAAGGTTTGACCAGAAATCCACCTGTTAATAGGATAAATTATGCTTTCTCAAACCCCTTGATAAATATATAGCAAAAGGACACACGAGAGACAGTTTCAGGCTTTAACTGGTTGCAAGGACAATTCCTATCCTTGAAAATAACTTTGGCAAATCTGATGTCTAGTTTCATGAAGGATAAAATGTTAGAACCTGCCAACAAAACTGTTCTTACGTATTGTTGGAAAATTTAGATATGGCATGCATTTGTTGGACCAATTCAGGCCCTACTGTTAAATGTCATCTTGTTATCAGCCGTATACTTATTTAGAAAGGAAATGTTGACCCTTCCCTTCTTGAAATGTATGAAATATGCTATGTTCCTTCAACACCAAAGATATGCGCTAACTGGGTCTAAGTACCAAGAATGACACAGGAAGTTGCATTATTTTCTTATTTGCATAAagcttttattttgtgtgtgggtTTAGTTTTTATTAGgagtaaccagtgctttttttctaggggggacgcagaggtacacatacccctaaacattttgtaaatctttgtacttttgtccatttactgtatttatttttcccgatttgaactataaaatggtgattttcttgaatcaaaatgagagtacccctaaacattttttaaagagaaaaaagcactgggagtAACCCATGTTTATTTGTGTTCAATTTCCTGTTTAGATTCTCAAGCCTTCAGTACAGGTGGGGATATGTTGGATTATCTGTTCAATCTAAGGAGAATAGACCGGAAAGATGGGTTGCTGGTCAGCTGGTACCATGCTGCAAACCGGAAGAGTGAAATGGAAGAGGCATTAAAGAGTAAGACACTGTTTTCTTCTCCCGGGTTAGATCATGCCTGGCTAAAAGTACCATAGTAGGGAACAAGTGCACCAGCTTGCCCCTTCGATTGTGGGGGGTTGGTGCTTTGTGAAGTGTGCATGCTGTGCACACCCCTTGTGACATGCTGATGTCACTGACTTTGGCAGTGTTTCTTGGGAAGGGGTTGGTGGTGGTTAAAGAGGTACATTTGGACTTTAACTGCACATTGTGAAGGTGCTTCCACGCCGACTGCTCTACAATTGTTAGACATCATTATTACTTTACCAGGCTTACGGAGATATTGGTCTCATTTGTTGCAAGTGTTGTTCTGTACAGTTCCCAAGGAACAAACTTTCCTCTCAAGTATGTCCCGTAGTAGCAGGGAAGATGACGGCTTGAGTTTCAAGTCCAACTGAGGGTTTTCCCTCTCTCAAATAATGCTTTTCACAGATACATCAGTGCTATGAATTCAGAGTAAGTCTGTATTCAACCGCCCACATGGAGGCTAAAGGGGTCTATAGACTTGCTAATGGGTATAAGAACTTGTCGGTATCCTTCAACTGACAGAAAAACAGCTGCAGTTTATTTGTCAATTTATGTGGTTGAGGGGCAAGTGACAGAAGATAACTTTAAGGGGCTCATTCTAGGTTCAAAACTGCATTTTAATACATGCTTCTTCcaatgtatctttttttttaaaggtgggttAACCACCATGATTTAAAAGTTCTGCTAAACTTTAACATATTAACTACAACATTCCTTACAGTTAATCAAGGCAGAGAAATCTGTAATGATAAGGGGGATAGGATGGCTCACATTGTAGCGATAAGAATGAGCAATTGATTCTAGTTGTGTGAGATAAGACAACTCCATCAACATGGAATGCTACAGTTTCCTACTGCGTTCTGTCTGAAGGGGCTTATCACCTTGTGATAATGAAACTAGAGGAATGGGCAGAAAGCTCCAGGCTGATGTAGAACTCTTCCACTTCCATTATCAGCTCAGGCACAACTTACATCAGACATCTTATCTGAAAAAATCAAGTATTTCATTGGGCCTTGGGAATCCTTCTTGAGGAAGGAACTGAAAGAGAGAGGTTTCCACTGAGTTATCTATCAGTGAGCAAGAGGAATCAAAAGAACGTGGCATAAAATTGAAGGGCCTCTGCACTTTCAGGAACACTGCTGTCCTGGTGATCAGAaaccaaatatatatttatttcagtaggAATTTAATATTCTGAGTGTTGGGTGTATTATTCTATCTCTTTGTGGTGTGAACCCAATTAGTTTCTCCTTTTCTTCAGATAGCACTTTGTATATTGTTTAAATTGGAGGAAACAGAAGCCCTTCCCGATGTTGTTTGACCCCCAACTTGCAATGTGaacagtacctcaaggactgcctctccccacataAAACTGACCTGAACCCTGCAATCCTCACCTGACACCCTTCTTTGTGTGACCCCCCTCCATGGGAGGTTTGGAggatgcagtgctattttttctagaaaaagaagtgctggaactcaccatgagcgtCCCTCTTGTTCTCGTATAATGATGcccgcctgagaggtgctggaactgagttccggcaagctctggctgaaaaaaagccctgggacaatatgagaatgggcctttttggtggtggcctcctgcttctggaatgctttccccaggtaGGGACACCTGGCGCCATCTTTATCCAGCTTTAGGCAGCAGACAAGCTTTTTTCTTTGTCTGGGGCTTTCAGCCCTTAATTTCATTTTGGCCTCTTTAATGTGGCTAGGACCTAGAGTCGAGCCTTTTATTCATATAGGTAAGTTTTTAGAGgggggttggttttgtttttaaatggttttaatgtAAATCACTGAGTTTCTCCATAAGAAAAGCAACTagcaacagcaataaataaataatattaataataaatgcaCTATAAATAAGTCCTTTTGCTTTataaaattattgtttgttttgtattgatAATATTTGCTgcaattattactttaaaaaaaagataaaagagaaGCACAGCAAACTGTTTAAATACAGCGCTTTTTCCACAGTTGTCTCTGAATGCATCTAGAAACAAGCCTTTAGACCTTGTTGCAACTACCGACCCTAAAATctgaaatggtgcctctgggtgAAAGCTGCCCATACCAAACTCCCACCATATGCAAATAGACTGTGCACATAACTTTCTTCActatgaattgtgtgtgtgtgtctgcacacATACGTACAGGTGACGTTATGGCCTTGGAAGCTGATGTCACTGTTGAAGCACACAACACACCCAATGAGACAGACACACCCATCATGGCACATCCACCTGACATCTACAGTGATAACACTCTTCAGGAATGGCTGGAGGCAGTCCTTAAGTCATCCAATAAAGGTATGTTGGTTGAAAGGAGATGTGCCCATTGAAGTGCATAGGGAAGGAAATTATAAGCTTCAAGCCAATGGTATTGGGTTTGTTTTTACTCAAATTGGTTTCATCTGAAAAGTGTAATTTATTTGTGGCggagaaattattttatttaactatATTTATTGTTGTCAGCCTTATGATCTTGCCATATGTCACATGCATGGAAATGGCCGGGACGGTGCATAACGGCCCCTTTTTCATGTGGATTTGAGACTGTACACCGTTAAGATCTTATATCCAGTACTTTACATATGTGTTGAAAACATCTCgcaggaagggggaggaagtTATGTATAAAAGAGGCCATGGGTAGCTTCTCTGAGAGCAGTCAAAGGAAAGTAGGAGTATCTCTGAACTGCAGAAAACGTGGAATATTTTGAGCTTGGATGTAGCAGCACAATTTATTACTGGGTGGAAACACCTCAAAAAGAACATGCACCCATCGACCATGGCGGGAAAACAAGCAAAAAGTTTGAAATATAGAGGGTGATTTCCTTTCAAGTCTGAGCAGCTTGCAATCAGGAACGGaggtttcattatttatttaatttatagctTCGCATTTTGTTTACCCCACTTCCTGATCAATAATGAAGCAACTTACAGGTCACTTCCAGATGGAAACTTATTGATCAGttgtcctgatttgttttcacaaaatTTGTGCAGAAGTCTTATGCTGTCAccgacacccccacccccacccaatgattattattatcctaTACTTTTTGTGGCCTTCTatctgttcttttgtttttttgttttggaggggAGGAGAGTAGATTTGTTGCACCAGAGCTCTACTTGGTCATTGCTATTTATTGTGATGTGCCTGTTTTCTTTGTAGAAAGTTAGGAAAGTATGTTCTCAAAGGCTGCCTACCTGACTGTGGGAGAGATCCACACAAAGGGTGACTTGTGCCCACAGCAGACCTCTTCATGTGttgcctccatccatccatccattctagAACAAAGCTGGGCTGGTTGAGTTAGGGGCACTAATTGAACCTGGTGGATTTCACAGGAATTTCTTCCTTTTCCAATTACCATAGCCATcaagctggatttcaaaagcatcaaagcTGTTGGCCCATCTCTGGATACATTAGTAAAAACCTTTTCTCAAATGAATATCAACAGACCTGTGTGGCTAAATGCAGACATTCTGAGAGGTCCAAATGTACCTATTAATATTGCAGTCAATGCAAGCCGGTGAGTAAAATGAACTTCTATAGTATTTGTATCAGGATGCATTTTCTATACTGGGGTGGAGCATCTGTATACAAGTACAGTACCTGTCTACAGTTCTATCTCACACTAACATACGTCACATGGTAGTTGAGTCGAATCAAAACCTGCGACTTTCTCCTAAGCCTCCCCTTGTGTAGAGCATGTGCATACAGGGGACCCTGTGAAAAGAAGCTGGAGAAGGGGACAAAGGCTGGGGAAATAACTATGCCCTTTTTATCCTTGGGACCCCCTTTTATATattaactgtgtatttttgtaatatttgctgttttaagttgtctgttgttgctttagtTTTCTGTATACTCCTCagagggttttttatatatattatagaaATGGTGTCAATAAACTGTCCCATATAGTCAAAGTCAGCCCCATATGTACTCAAGAGGGGACACCTGTGGGCAAATGTTGTACAAGGGGTACTCAGTAGTCCCACTGCACTAAAATGCATTGCAAGACATCAGAAAAATATGGATCAATTGCTGCAGATAGCTTGGGAACCCACAACCATCCATTCTCTGCGTATGTAGCTTAAATTCTCCTCTGAGGCAGACCCAACTTGATCTGCAATGGAGCCAACATTTTCCATCTGAAAAGCTTCCAAATCATCCCACAGTCTCTATAGTCTTCTGCTAGCGCAAGACTTCACTGAGCCAATTTTGCAACGACACAATTATTGATAAATGCCCAAGTGTCTACTTGATTGTGTCAAATGGCCAAGTTGGCTTGTGCCCTGAGACCATCTATTAATCACCACTAAGCCAAGCAGGTTTTCCTTCTAGATTTTAGACTGTGTTTTGCAGGCTAGTAGCATCTCAGTTTGTACTGGCAAAAGATAGGAGATCACAGAGAATACAAATACCTGTAATAAGGGAAGGCTTTGGGTTCAGGATTATGGGATGCTGGAAGCCAGGTATGAAGGTTACTGGGGGCAGATCAAGTCCCAGAGTCATTAGTTGCCATTCATAAACAAGAGAGGCTTCCCAAATATGCTCTGAGTCTTGGCTATCCTTGTGTGAAGAGAAACTAGAATGGCTTTAGATGTCTGCAGTTGCagctatattgttgttgttgtttgtcctcAGATTCCTCTCACTCATCCAGGAGAAGTTCCCAAACTGCACTCTCTCCCCAGGATGGTCAACCCTCTATTTACCTATCTTTCCAAACAAGACCTACACACAGAAAATGGTTGAGGACATGCATAGCCTCGTAGGGAACCTGCCTCAGCGAATCACCTTCCCTATAAGAGCCGTCATGGCAAGACCAGCCTGGCCTCATTTGAGCTGGCTTCTCAGCCAGTCTGACAGGTAAGAGATTTACA
This genomic interval carries:
- the FAM151A gene encoding protein FAM151A isoform X2 is translated as MTASSMKCPSTGRKGVVIAVISAMAVISVCIALIVTLTVNRKSPQDSQAFSTGGDMLDYLFNLRRIDRKDGLLVSWYHAANRKSEMEEALKSDVMALEADVTVEAHNTPNETDTPIMAHPPDIYSDNTLQEWLEAVLKSSNKAIKLDFKSIKAVGPSLDTLVKTFSQMNINRPVWLNADILRGPNVPINIAVNASRFLSLIQEKFPNCTLSPGWSTLYLPIFPNKTYTQKMVEDMHSLVGNLPQRITFPIRAVMARPAWPHLSWLLSQSDRYSLTLWQGKTDPVTVDDLLFIRKNSQPEQIYYDLFEPVLTQFRDLASGLAV
- the FAM151A gene encoding protein FAM151A isoform X1; translation: MTASSMKCPSTGRKGVVIAVISAMAVISVCIALIVTLTVNRKSPQDSQAFSTGGDMLDYLFNLRRIDRKDGLLVSWYHAANRKSEMEEALKSDVMALEADVTVEAHNTPNETDTPIMAHPPDIYSDNTLQEWLEAVLKSSNKAIKLDFKSIKAVGPSLDTLVKTFSQMNINRPVWLNADILRGPNVPINIAVNASRFLSLIQEKFPNCTLSPGWSTLYLPIFPNKTYTQKMVEDMHSLVGNLPQRITFPIRAVMARPAWPHLSWLLSQSDRYSLTLWQGKTDPVTVDDLLFIRKNSQPEQIYYDLFEPVLTQFRDLASQQEVQRGEHLG